DNA from Rhipicephalus microplus isolate Deutch F79 chromosome 5, USDA_Rmic, whole genome shotgun sequence:
gtatgccATAATTGTATGGCGAACACTAGCGACAGACCATTCATTGGCAGTGCCACTGCACTTTGTGGGTgacgcccacgggacggctttttgctctcccatagtagagtaccaggtactctaaatcgctaacaACGTTTTCCAAACACACGCAACACACGCAAGGAAGTAgaacagctctcccatagtagagtaccgagtactctaaatcgtttaggcactttttccaaacacacacatgaaagtcatgacaagcgtgtcatgtaagaacatgactacatgctacgctcatgatacgctcgcggccgtttcaatagcttcacatgtgccaaactcggcattacttgACGCCAACGGACGGCATAGgcaaacgacacatacaaacgtgataatcacgacatgcgtgtcttgtaacaacatgactacatgtcacactgatgatgcgctcgcggccgttttgctagctttacatatgccgcATTTGCTatgacgtgacgtcaatggatgtcgaaggtatgtgactggtacaaacatgataattatgggatgcgtgtgatgtgagaacattactacatgccacaatcaaggcgccaatacattcccaagtgacgcgatgcgcgtgctcaccagcgttcatttcgtcgggtctgTCTCGCGCACGTCTGTCTCGCaaagaaaatcgcacgtctgtctcgcgcctGGCaggcgcgagacagacgtgcgattttttctgcgattcggcgtgcggtgcgacgatgcgactgccggagtggtgacgtttcgtgacgtttcgtgacgtatcatcgcgtcgcaccgccgcatatccggtgcggcgagcatcaaaccggCCAGATATTTTTGTCGCGGCGTCGCACCGCCGCATtgcagcagccaatcacagcgcGAAGAAGCAAACGTCACGATGACGTGCCACGAAGCAGGTGAACCAGCTAGTGGAGCTGCCATATTGCCAAATTTTTGTGCTGACAAGGTAGCTGCATCGGTGCCGGCAGTTTCGACAAAGCCATGAGTTCAGAAGCGGCCCGATTTTCCACTGAACTATTAATTTCACTTGTGCGGCAGGAGCCGGCACTGTGGAATCAGCGCTCGGCAACGTACCGAAACGCAGACGCACGTGCGGATGCCTGGAGACGAGTTGTCAGCACGCTAGGCCTTGCTTTGACAGATGGTATTTATATGTACTTCAttgccaaatatttttttttctttcgggcgctttttttttgtagtgtgaGCTGCGCACGCAGTTGAGCTTTTCAAGTGAGGTAAAGTTTAAAACACGTAAGCTTTAGACTCACACGGCCCGAACCTTgaaacgtgacatacggcaaatCTGGAAAGCTATGTTTACTGGTTTCAAATTAGCAAGTGACATTCCATCGGGTTACACTCCTTAGTGGTTGGAAACAGAACGTAATGACAAATTTTGATCGCCTATGACTTCTCTTCATAAAGTAATGTACGCCGCGGCTTATATTATGACCCCATAGAAGTGTTGTGGCGAGCAAACGAGCCCGCGCCTCTCGAGCCGCTATGTAGCCTCGAGTAAAGAGGTTTCACATGAAAGCCACTTTTTACACTTCTAACGGAAAGTCTTGCAAACACTTTTCATGCGTCGTCTAACATAGCTGTTGCAGTCTTAACGTTAACCAAATTGTCTTAACATCAATCATCAGTTATGTACGTATAGTACGAAATTGTTACGCAGTACACAGCTCGTGCAATGTTTGTGGCATTGAAAGGTTAAACATGGAAATATTTTTCGACTGTGAACAATCGCCCACTTTGTCATTGCAAGCATTAAAATTGCAATTGTGTTGGCCGATTTGGTGCATAGTATTATCAGATATCTGAGTGGCAAATTCGGAAGCACTGATGGAACAATCAGTAAAAAGCGTGGAATGTCACATGTCATTTAGCCTTCAgagttcttttttcttgcttctcaGTTTGTGTCACCAATATTTCATTAAAAATGTTTGTAGAAATAGTGCATAATGTGTTTTTGTTACCTTTTCCTTTCTAGAAAATGTGAAGCTTGCATATAATAGATGGCACAATTTAAGGGACACCTTCTCCAGGAAACTACGAGAACAGAAGAAAAAGAGCGGAGCCGGGTCGGGGAAGACAACGCCAAAATGGAAATTCTTCAACCTCCTCTTCTTTTTGAAGGACGTCACCGAGCCACGTCCGTAAGTTGAAGCTTTGTTTGTGGTTTGTAACAAACGTTGAAGCGTTGAAAGTAGCTGACACTTTAAAATGTTTTACTTGGAGCGGAAACACCTGACACCCAAACTGCTCCTTTTGTTGTGGCTACAGTGTCACTGACACATACTAAAGAAAAAATGGACACAACATTGGCCTGATTATCACTTGAAGTGTATCAGTGAGGCTCATGTACTCAGAATTAGGTGAACTTCTTGGAAGTATTTTCATATAAATATTTCAACTAATTTGCAACTAAATTTTCTCTAACTAGCAACAAGTTCCCCTCATATACCATTCATCTGCTATTTGTTTGTCATTCATTTGGAAATCGGTAGAATTTCGCTTGTGGAATTGATTTCTTCATGTTTAGATTGTTACCACAGTTTGCAGCATAATAGCAATTAGGAAGGTGGTGCTTTCGGGCCTGCCCactagaagcgattgagagaaatggggaaggagcgttgggctaggaaggttttcagctacttttacatgaagaatgtcgatacaaaacggcGGAAGCGAATTAGAAAATTGActtgtaaatacttagaaaagagcagggggccacacaaaaaagaactatcggttaagaagaaggcgaaggaaacagagactgacatatggagaattggcatgaataagaagtcagcactagagatctatcgaacctttaagcacaAAATTGCAAAGGAAtgtatctatgataatactcggaatagttctctactgtttgaggcaaagacaggagtattgcgaaccaagacatatcgggccaaatacgaaggggtagacatggtatgcagtgcatgcggagaggaggaggaaactgccgaacacttgataatgttctgtaaagggcttgaacctatagttcaggatgatggcgcagagtttttcaaagcactggggtttagagacagggagggcaaatagactttaagcgggtagaattaactaaaaggaggttatctgattggtggctaaagtcaaggcacgagtgaaaatcaagCCATTCACTGCAAACTACCAGCCCTATAATTCACTATTTAGaggcaaaaaaagataaatgtagagtttcgttcactaagtattacggctaggtggcgttagctgcccCCCGACCTAAAGGGTagagccacatcaatccatccatccacttcGACGGAGCATAGAAATGAGTGGCGAAAATAGatcccttgccccccccccccccctgtgaaaGCAGAAGAGGTCTGTGTTTCGGCAACGCCGCCAGTGATGACTGCTACTGCTGCTAGTAGTCACTATAATGATTTATTTCAAATCAAACAAAGGAATAAGTACATAGTAAGAATATACAGGAGGTGCTATAGACATCGACTGAAATGGGACCTTCTGCGCTTGTAAGGTGGCTATTGTACATGTTGTCCCCTCTGTTCAATGTTGTAGCTAAAAAGGGAATGAACAAAAGCATAATAGTGATATGAGAGTAGAGAAGGAGAAATGCAGTTGAGCTTTGTTGAGAGTGTGTACACTTTAGgccattttctttttcgtgttGGAGAGTTGTAGATGAAATTTAAGGTGGTGATCAAGTTCCAGACCTACAAATGCTGTAGAGACAATGCTGATATGAGGAAAAGACGTGAAATTTGgtcttaactctttcgttaccgtgGGAAAATGTGCCACTTTTTGTAGGTTTTTGTAATTATTTTTTGTAGTAGACATTATCATTGTTACAGTGCCATGCTATATATCAATAGAAAGCTAAATAAACGTACTTTCTAATGATATTACttttaaaaagaaatatttgGGGGTAACAAGTAATAATATTCTTGAAAAACAAGATTTATTGAAAATTGCATAGAACATTTCTAATTCGGTGCTTATAAcacaaaatcagaaaaaaagaaaaataatctgAAATATACAAAATGCTTTCAAATCAATGGTCTATAAAAGAAGAAAGTTTGAGCTGCCTAGGTCATAAATCATATGAgttacaaatttttttttctgcctagtGGAAACTGCCTTGTTCCATCTAGTGCCACAATTATATTTTTTTCCTCTACAAATTTTTCAAACAGAACAATGCAATGAATGTtactaaataaatagataaatgagCTGTTGAACCATGGGCATTTTAAAAAATTGTGCTGAATAGGAACTCGGGAAAAAAATCTCAAACACGAAACATAACTCTGAACACTGCACCAAAACAGCGTAAGGTATGCCTTTACCATAAAAAAAAGTTGTAAATGTGTAATCAACAAATATAGCTTCACATTACAATGTCTAATAGTAGCCACAAGCTCTAGAACCTATCTCAAAGCTCTAAGTTGTGAAAAAATTCAATTCCTAAGGTTGGCGTGGTACTGGGCAAAACAGTTTCTGGCTGTAGTGAAGCACAAGCAAACATTGCAGGTTTTGCAGATGACATTTGTTTTATGGTCTAGTTTGTTGTCCTCATAGCACTTCTTGCATCTTCTCCGCTTCTCCAATCTATATGGCTTGTGCTGGGTGGACCTGGTTTGAGGAGGTGTGGGAACCTGTGGCCTCTCCTCAAGATCGAGAAGTTGCTGGGCGAGCTCCATTCGGAAAGCCAGCTGGTCAAAGTTTGATGGTCTTAGCAGCTCAGATGCTCCGGCATGCTGCTGGCGATGAGCTTGAAAAATGACATAGCTGTTGACACAAGCAATGTCAACTGAGTGGAAAAACAGAGTTTTCCACCATCGGACGCATTTGATGAGCACGTTATACGACGCAATCATTTGGTCGGACTTGTCGACGCCAAGCATACCAGCATTGTATTCATCAACGAGCTTTGGCTTTTGCACAGATATTTCCTGCCACTTCCCATCTTTTTTCACCCGACGCTTTGCAATCACATGGTTGTTGGCTGTATGGATGGTGCTCATCATGTTCACTACTCGCCGATCCTTCCACTGCAGGTACAAAACGCCACTTTCTCTCAACCAACGAATGTTTCCTCTTTCAGCCTTCTTCTCCCAGCTGCTGTCTTTCATCTGTTGCGGAAATCCACGGCGATCCTTCCTTGTTGTGCCGCAAGCCAGCGTACACCTTTTCAGCAAATGCAGGAACAGAGCTGTGGATGTGTAAAAATTGTCCATATAGATATGGTAGCCCTGGTCCAGATATGGCTCGCACAGCTTTGTAACGACGTCAAAAGCTAGGCCATTGGCGCTTGCTTTCTCTCGCTTGCCCGTGTACACATAAAATTGTATGGTGTAGCCTGTCTGAGGGTCAGCAAGCACCCACAACTTATAACCCCACTTCACAACTTTGTCCTTGATATATTGGCGAATTCCCGATCGTGCTTTCGACTTTACCATCCTTTCATCCACCGAAAGGCTTTTCCGTGGCTGGAAAAATTTCGCTGAATGCTCATTCATGTGCTCAAGCAGCCAAGAAATTTTATCCAACTTTCGTCCGCTTTCTTCGTCAGGGTCCGAGACATGGATCATACCCAGAAGAGCAAAAAAACGCGTTCTCGACATTATTTTGGGAGGAACGAAACCCGGAAACAAGGAGCCTCTGCTCCAGTAGAGATGTAGCCGTGGCAGCTCGACGATGCCCATATAGATCAGCAGGCCAATGAATTTCATCATCTCCGCGGCCGTCACTTCTTTCCACGAACCATCAGCCTCGGCATAGGACTGCTTCTTCAGGATTTGCGTCCACGCATATTTATTTGTGTTCACACAAATCCTATTTACTACCTCCGCTGTGAAAAACATCACAAAAACGTCGATCGCTTTTGTGAGCCGCTTTGCTTCACTGCGCAGCACCATTCCGAGGTCAAGGCCTGGTTCTCTTCTTGGGCTAAACGCCACTCTCTGCTGGGCTGATGGCAGCAGATCTCCACCATATACTGTAGAGACACTGTAAATAAGAGATATAATATTGCCAACATCCTTACGACATCTCAAGCGGCCTAAAAAAATCTGTAACCTGAGACGTGCTAAAAAACTAAACTTACCGCCGAACAGCTGACGACGATCCGGGCAGGTTTTGCGAATCTCCATCGTCAGAACTAAAATCCGACGATCCGATATTATCCTCAGAGTCACTGCTGCTAGAAACAGCAGAATAATCAATTGCAGATGCGACACAATTGCCAGAAAGACGTCGTTCACGCGAGGGTCCGGCGGCCAGATCGTCAGCCATCTTCGTAAACAAAACAAGCGAACTGCGCACTTTGAACCGGCGATAAAAATCGCCGCCGCGCGGaaaaaaaacaaactacacaGGAAATGGAAGATTAGTGCTTAGAAAATGCGCTGGATGGCGCAGCTAGTCCATAGGAGCGCCGGTATTTTTAAATTTTCGCGCGGCGCTTATGGGTCACCGGTGACCCAAGTTCTATAGGCGCGGTAA
Protein-coding regions in this window:
- the LOC119167405 gene encoding piggyBac transposable element-derived protein 4; this encodes MADDLAAGPSRERRLSGNCVASAIDYSAVSSSSDSEDNIGSSDFSSDDGDSQNLPGSSSAVRRVSTVYGGDLLPSAQQRVAFSPRREPGLDLGMVLRSEAKRLTKAIDVFVMFFTAEVVNRICVNTNKYAWTQILKKQSYAEADGSWKEVTAAEMMKFIGLLIYMGIVELPRLHLYWSRGSLFPGFVPPKIMSRTRFFALLGMIHVSDPDEESGRKLDKISWLLEHMNEHSAKFFQPRKSLSVDERMVKSKARSGIRQYIKDKVVKWGYKLWVLADPQTGYTIQFYVYTGKREKASANGLAFDVVTKLCEPYLDQGYHIYMDNFYTSTALFLHLLKRCTLACGTTRKDRRGFPQQMKDSSWEKKAERGNIRWLRESGVLYLQWKDRRVVNMMSTIHTANNHVIAKRRVKKDGKWQEISVQKPKLVDEYNAGMLGVDKSDQMIASYNVLIKCVRWWKTLFFHSVDIACVNSYVIFQAHRQQHAGASELLRPSNFDQLAFRMELAQQLLDLEERPQVPTPPQTRSTQHKPYRLEKRRRCKKCYEDNKLDHKTNVICKTCNVCLCFTTARNCFAQYHANLRN